From Bacteroidota bacterium, the proteins below share one genomic window:
- the nagB gene encoding glucosamine-6-phosphate deaminase, with translation MRILIHENYPSLSKWVAHYVAKKINDFAPTKEKPFVLGLPTGSSPIGTYSELVDLYDEGKVSFKNVITFNMDEYVNIAEDHPESYHYFMNKYLFSKIDIPKENINILDGNAKDLEKECQEYEDKIKKVGGIHLFLGGIGPDGHIAFNEPGSSLKSRTRIKTLTHDTKIANARFFNNDYNKVPKTALTVGVGTVMDSDEVIILISGYNKATALKQVVEGGLNHMWTVSALQLHEKGIIVCDDESTMELNVGTVKYFKDIEKESIENISEV, from the coding sequence ATGAGAATTCTCATACACGAAAATTATCCATCTTTAAGTAAATGGGTAGCACATTATGTTGCAAAAAAAATCAATGATTTTGCACCAACAAAAGAGAAACCATTTGTTTTAGGTTTGCCAACAGGTTCTTCACCAATTGGAACATATAGCGAATTAGTTGATTTGTACGATGAAGGCAAAGTTTCATTCAAAAATGTAATTACTTTCAATATGGACGAATATGTAAATATCGCAGAAGATCATCCAGAAAGTTATCACTATTTTATGAATAAATATCTATTCAGCAAGATTGATATTCCAAAAGAAAATATAAATATTCTTGATGGAAATGCAAAAGATCTCGAAAAAGAGTGTCAAGAATATGAAGATAAGATAAAGAAAGTTGGCGGAATTCATCTGTTTCTTGGTGGAATTGGTCCTGATGGACATATCGCATTTAATGAACCGGGGTCATCATTGAAATCAAGAACAAGAATTAAAACTCTTACTCACGATACAAAAATTGCTAATGCCAGATTTTTCAATAATGATTATAATAAAGTTCCGAAAACTGCATTGACTGTTGGAGTTGGAACTGTTATGGATTCTGATGAAGTTATTATCTTAATCAGTGGGTATAACAAAGCAACAGCATTGAAACAGGTAGTTGAGGGTGGACTAAATCATATGTGGACGGTATCTGCATTACAGCTACATGAAAAGGGAATTATTGTTTGTGATGATGAATCTACAATGGAATTAAATGTTGGAACTGTGAAATATTTTAAAGATATTGAGAAAGAATCAATTGAGAATATTTCGGAAGTTTAA